From Methanobacterium alcaliphilum, a single genomic window includes:
- a CDS encoding dihydroorotase, which produces MIDLCLANCKIPSKHDNYYIGVDEGKIVEIKKSPMTAEKTIDLHDKIILPGLIDAHVHFRDPGLTYKEDFKTGSQAAANGGFTTVLDMPNTVPPTNTVKAFKEKLDIASKKSVVDFGLHAGVSDLEEIEKIADLKPASFKIFMDLFENSFLVDVFKRFANLPHQYTISLHCEDKHITKHCSEELKNENDPKIYANARPPIAEVVSISAAIALSEYYDQKIHICHVSTKKSLELIHQARINDYPVSCEITPHHLFLSDSYFDNCGNFVKTNPPLRDINNRLDLRYLNKIDIIGTDHAPHSMEEKNKDLWEAPSGIPNLETTLPLLLNQINNGQMSFQDIIWLLCEKPSQIFNLAHKGRISVGMDADFVVLDMDKEWTIKPENFYSKAEYTPFEGFEVKGMPIMTIVRGNVVMEDNIVFKNQGHCVFD; this is translated from the coding sequence ATGATAGATCTATGTCTTGCAAATTGTAAAATTCCATCCAAACATGACAATTATTATATTGGAGTGGATGAGGGAAAAATAGTGGAAATAAAAAAATCCCCTATGACTGCAGAAAAAACCATTGACCTCCATGATAAAATTATCCTACCGGGATTAATTGATGCTCACGTCCACTTTAGAGACCCGGGATTAACATATAAAGAAGATTTTAAAACAGGATCACAGGCTGCAGCTAATGGGGGGTTCACTACCGTGCTGGACATGCCCAATACAGTTCCCCCTACTAATACAGTTAAAGCTTTTAAGGAAAAATTGGATATTGCATCTAAAAAGAGTGTGGTTGATTTTGGACTGCACGCCGGCGTAAGTGATTTAGAAGAAATTGAAAAGATTGCTGATTTAAAACCTGCTTCTTTTAAGATATTTATGGATTTGTTTGAAAACAGTTTTTTAGTGGATGTATTTAAGAGATTTGCTAATTTGCCCCACCAATATACTATTTCCCTACACTGTGAAGATAAACATATTACAAAGCACTGCAGTGAAGAGTTGAAAAATGAAAATGATCCTAAAATTTATGCTAACGCACGACCACCTATTGCAGAGGTAGTTTCTATCTCAGCAGCTATTGCCCTTTCAGAGTATTATGATCAAAAAATTCATATATGTCACGTGAGTACTAAAAAATCCTTGGAACTAATCCACCAGGCTCGAATTAATGATTATCCAGTAAGTTGTGAGATAACACCCCATCATTTGTTTTTAAGTGATTCTTACTTTGATAATTGCGGCAACTTTGTTAAAACCAATCCCCCACTACGAGATATTAACAATAGGTTAGATCTGCGCTACCTCAATAAAATTGATATTATTGGAACTGACCATGCACCACATTCTATGGAAGAAAAAAATAAGGATCTCTGGGAAGCACCATCAGGGATACCCAATCTAGAAACCACTCTCCCCCTACTTTTAAACCAGATAAATAATGGACAAATGAGCTTTCAGGACATAATATGGTTATTATGCGAAAAACCATCCCAGATATTTAATTTAGCCCATAAAGGTAGAATTAGTGTAGGAATGGATGCTGATTTTGTGGTTCTGGACATGGATAAAGAGTGGACAATAAAACCTGAAAATTTCTATTCAAAAGCAGAATACACGCCATTCGAAGGATTTGAAGTTAAAGGAATGCCTATAATGACCATAGTCCGTGGGAATGTGGTTATGGAAGATAATATTGTGTTTAAAAATCAGGGCCACTGCGTCTTTGATTAA
- a CDS encoding nucleotidyltransferase family protein: protein MTAMESLVSEILKRDRKIILKDATIKPSFKDKILEKPPIIADFTEYSPLHNGHYHCMSEAKKKVPDGIFVAVVPGPLERSGRGLPYIMTREARAESAVAVGADIVVEGPPMGVMGSGQYSLCLAKMFQALGADFIPRGYKPVNGFNPIMDRISHGHGVAPKPYKMVDMQTKEVLLEGKLEEDNYVISSLSKSLTKIGFEFKDKFIFIKRITGVSGTLIRQAVLDGDIAMAEEMIPPETRIILEEEMENSRAPLHDVRDEDTILETANTYTKDELMALSLIDERTAENIIQERPFSDLVHLKKCITWGFSTHYQQRVLSSLEAKVDKEIIYKYIENYPSLIRVLNYNDKHVLQEFKNRIPHRRLEIWQ from the coding sequence ATGACAGCAATGGAAAGTTTAGTTAGTGAGATTCTAAAACGCGACCGTAAAATCATCTTAAAAGATGCAACTATTAAACCTTCTTTTAAAGATAAAATTCTAGAAAAACCACCAATAATTGCCGATTTTACAGAATATTCTCCATTACACAATGGGCACTATCATTGCATGAGCGAGGCTAAAAAAAAGGTTCCGGATGGTATTTTTGTCGCCGTTGTGCCTGGTCCTTTGGAGAGAAGTGGCAGAGGCCTTCCTTATATCATGACTAGAGAAGCCAGAGCTGAATCAGCAGTTGCTGTAGGTGCCGATATTGTAGTGGAAGGGCCACCAATGGGGGTCATGGGTTCTGGCCAATATTCATTATGTTTGGCTAAGATGTTTCAAGCCCTTGGCGCGGACTTCATCCCAAGGGGATATAAACCAGTAAATGGGTTTAATCCTATAATGGACCGCATATCCCATGGCCATGGGGTAGCCCCTAAACCATACAAGATGGTGGATATGCAGACGAAGGAAGTTCTTTTAGAGGGGAAACTTGAAGAAGATAATTATGTCATTTCTTCACTTTCCAAATCACTTACAAAAATAGGTTTTGAATTTAAAGATAAATTCATCTTTATAAAACGAATCACTGGAGTAAGTGGAACTCTCATTAGACAGGCAGTCTTAGATGGAGATATTGCCATGGCAGAAGAAATGATTCCACCTGAAACTAGAATAATCTTAGAAGAAGAGATGGAAAATAGTAGGGCCCCTCTCCATGATGTTCGAGACGAAGATACTATATTAGAAACAGCAAATACCTATACTAAAGATGAACTCATGGCATTGTCACTTATAGATGAGAGGACTGCTGAAAATATAATTCAGGAGAGACCTTTCAGCGATTTAGTTCATCTTAAAAAATGCATCACCTGGGGTTTCAGCACCCATTACCAACAGAGGGTTTTATCTTCTCTGGAGGCAAAAGTTGATAAGGAAATAATTTATAAATATATAGAAAATTACCCTTCTCTTATTCGTGTATTAAATTATAATGATAAACACGTTTTACAAGAGTTTAAAAATAGAATACCTCACAGGAGGCTAGAGATATGGCAGTGA